The proteins below are encoded in one region of candidate division WWE3 bacterium:
- a CDS encoding prepilin peptidase has product MSFLINLLPWILSLVFVSILGLCLGSFVGAFVTRYVRSEKVTKGRSHCDFCNHLLSWRENIPLISWLVQKGKCRHCGHSLSAFYPGVELATALTFGSLYFYFFKTALPIFIAPVDFIRFVSFILALLISLTLIAIFFADLRDGIIPDVSLIWGVALTVIYKIWDAASGYWLLRSNLLDPANKLGKYLIQTGFLDFHLKNYYLIPLAWDLGGAILAVAFFLLLVLVTRGRGMGLGDVKFAFLMGLLCGWPKIAVAIMIAFVTGALVSLVLMLFKKKGLKSTIHFGPFLVLAIPIALLWSDFLLQLYFKIRPS; this is encoded by the coding sequence ATGTCCTTTTTAATTAATTTGCTCCCGTGGATTCTGTCGCTGGTCTTTGTTTCTATCCTCGGTCTTTGTCTCGGTTCTTTTGTTGGCGCCTTTGTAACTCGTTATGTTCGATCTGAAAAGGTCACAAAAGGCCGATCACACTGCGATTTTTGCAATCACCTTTTGTCTTGGCGTGAAAATATTCCTTTAATATCGTGGCTTGTTCAGAAAGGAAAATGTCGGCATTGCGGTCATTCTCTGTCGGCTTTTTATCCCGGTGTTGAGCTGGCAACCGCTTTAACCTTTGGTTCTCTGTATTTTTATTTCTTTAAGACCGCTTTGCCTATTTTTATAGCACCAGTAGATTTTATAAGATTTGTAAGTTTTATTTTAGCTTTGTTAATCAGCTTAACTTTGATCGCGATTTTTTTTGCCGATCTGCGCGACGGCATCATTCCTGATGTCTCGTTAATCTGGGGGGTGGCTCTCACTGTCATTTATAAAATCTGGGACGCCGCTTCCGGTTATTGGTTGTTGCGGTCAAATCTTCTAGACCCTGCTAATAAACTGGGAAAGTATTTAATTCAAACCGGCTTCTTAGATTTTCATCTTAAAAACTACTATTTAATACCGCTCGCTTGGGATTTGGGTGGCGCCATTCTCGCTGTCGCCTTTTTCTTGCTCCTTGTACTCGTCACCCGCGGTCGTGGAATGGGTCTTGGTGACGTTAAGTTTGCTTTTTTAATGGGACTGCTCTGTGGCTGGCCTAAAATTGCTGTCGCCATTATGATTGCTTTTGTGACTGGGGCTTTAGTGTCGCTTGTTCTCATGCTATTTAAGAAAAAGGGACTCAAGAGTACGATTCACTTCGGGCCATTTTTGGTCTTAGCTATCCCTATCGCACTACTATGGAGCGACTTTTTACTCCAACTATACTTCAAGATCCGTCCCTCTTGA